Proteins encoded together in one Bombus vancouverensis nearcticus chromosome 14, iyBomVanc1_principal, whole genome shotgun sequence window:
- the flfl gene encoding serine/threonine-protein phosphatase 4 regulatory subunit 3 flfl → MTDTRRRVKLYALNVDRQWDDRGTGHVSSSYIDRLKGISLLVRAESDGSVLLESRILPDTAYQKQQDTLIVWSEGENFDLALSFQEKAGCDEIWEKICQVQGKDPSVEITQDIVEESEDERFDDMSDAAPPIELPPCELSRLEDINELIGNYLSSQTRKDKLALALESEGYIKKLLNLFHTCEDLENIEGLHHLYDIFKNIFLLNKNTLFEVMFSEDIIFDVVGCLEYEPTLPQPKRHREYLRQLARFKQAIPITNAELLAKIHQTYRVQYIQDVVLPTPSVFEDNMLNTLSSFIFFNKVEIVTLIQDDEKFLTELFHQLTDEATSDSKRRDLVLFLKEFCNFSQNLQPQGKEAFYKTLTALGILPALEITLAMNDAQTKTASIDILTYIVEYSPSVVRDYTLQQINNTEQDQMLINVIVAQLVGDSDPELGGAVQLAGVLRLLLDPENMLASVNKSEKTDFLNYFYKNSIGTLIAPLLANTIGERPAREDYRTVQLLGLILELLSFCVEHHTYHIKNCILNKDLLKRILVLMKSTHTFLVLCALRFMRKIVALKDEFYNRYIIKGNLFAPVFDAFVRNNGRYNLLDSAILEMFEFIKLEDIKSLCSHVVENFSKELETIDYVQTFKALKLRYEQHQDKLKDRDRAALDSVPSILRNSRYRRDQRQLDEEEEMWFNEEEDFDEGEAVVPAAAADLVPPASAKKQSSTSNSALNPALADSKSHHQQQQQQQSVLNNNTANNNITSQQSQINNTTTTTNESPITSEINPNSTIGTVEKAGTALFKKGLVDYEGDSDEEEEDTEVTPSPKRQRLS, encoded by the exons ATGACGGACACACGTAGAAGAGTGAAGTTATATGCACTTAATGTTGATAGACAATGGGATGATCGTGGTACAGGTCACGTTTCTTCTTCATATATAGATAGACTAAAAGGAATTTCACTTTTAGTCAGAGCAGAGAGTGATGGTTCAGTTTTGTTGGAAAGTAGAATATTACCTGATACAGCATATCAGAAGCAACAG GATACTTTAATAGTTTGGTCAGAAGGAGAAAATTTTGATTTAGCCTTAAGTTTTCAAGAAAAGGCTGGCTGTGATGAAATTTGGGAGAAAATATGTCAGGTCCAAGGAAAAGATCCATCTGTTGAAATTACCCAAGATATTGTCGAAGAGTCAGAAGATGAACGGTTTGATGATATGTCTGATGCTGCTCCTCCGATAGAATTGCCTCCGTGTGAGTTAAGTCGACTGGAAGATATCAATGAACTCATAGGAAATTACTTATCTTCACAAACGAGGAAAGATAAATTAGCATTGGCTTTAGAATCAGAAGGCTATATAAAAAAACTATTAAATCTGTTTCATACTTGTGAAGATTTAGAAAACATTGAAGGATTGCATCATTTGTAtgacatatttaaaaatattttcctacTTAATAAGAATACATTGTTTGAAGTTATGTTTAGCGAAGATATCATTTTCGATGTTGTTGGATGTTTGGAATACGAGCCAACATTACCTCAGCCAAAGAGGCATAGAGAATATCTTCGACAGTTAGCCAGATTTAAGCAAGCAATTCCTATTACAAATGCTGAATTATTAGCTAAAATTCACCAGACGTATCGAGTTCAATACATTCAGGATGTAGTTCTACCGACTCCGAGCGTATTCGAAGATAATATGTTAAACACATTGAGTagctttatattttttaataaggtCGAGATAGTGACCTTGATACAGGATGATGAGAAATTTCTTACTGAACTATTTCACCAATTAACTGACGAAGCAACATCAGATAGTAAGAGACGAGATCTAGTTCTTTTCTTAAAAGAATTTTGTAACTTTTCTCAGAATCTACAACCACAAGGAAAGGAGGCCTTTTATAAAACTTTAACAGCACTTGGTATTTTACCTGCTCTAGAAATTACTTTGGCAATGAACGATGCCCAAACAAAAACAGCCAGTATAGATATATTGACTTATATTGTGGAATATTCTCCAAGTGTTGTTCGAGATTATACAttgcaacaaataaataatacagaACAGGACCAAATGTTAATAAACGTAATAGTTGCTCAACTCGTTGGCGATAGTGACCCAGAGTTGGGTGGAGCTGTACAATTAGCTGGTGTATTACGCCTGCTCCTTGATCCAGAAAACATGTTGGCTTCCGTTAACAAATCAGAAAAGACTGATTTCTTAAATTACTTCTACAAGAATAGTATTGGAACATTGATAGCGCCATTATTAGCAAACACAATCGGAGAACGACCAGCAAGAGAGGATTATAGAACAGTACAGCTTTTAGGATTGATCTTAGAGTTACTATCATTTTGTGTAGAGCATCATACATACCACATTAAGAATTGCATACTGAATAAAGATCTGCTTAAACGAATactggttttgatgaaatcaaCACACACGTTTTTAGTATTGTGTGCTTTAAGGTTTATGAGAAAAATTGTAGCATTGAAGGATGAATTTTACAATAGATATATCATTAAAGGGAATTTATTTGCGCCTGTATTTGATGCATTTGTGAGAAATAATGGTAGATATAATTTGTTGGATTCTGCTATTCTTGAAATGTTTGAATTTATTAAACTG GAGGATATTAAATCGTTATGTTCGCACGTTGTTGAaaatttttcaaaagaattggaaACAATTGATTATGTACAAACATTTAAAGCTTTGAAATTAAGGTATGAACAGCATCAAGACAAGTTAAAGGATCGGGACAGAGCAGCTCTTGACAG CGTTCCATCCATATTGAGAAATAGTCGATACAGAAGGGACCAGAGACAGttagatgaagaggaggaaATGTGGTTCAACGAAGAGGAAGACTTTGATGAGGGTGAGGCGGTCGTACCCGCAGCAGCAGCAGACCTTGTGCCTCCGGCTTCTGCTAAGAAACAGTCATCAACATCAAACTCTGCGCTTAATCCCGCCCTTGCAGATTCTAAAAGTCATCatcagcaacagcagcaacagcagtcCGTGTTGAACAACAATACGGCTAACAATAACATTACCTCGCAACAATCACAGATCAATAACACTACAACAACAACAAACGAATCTCCTATTACTTCGGAAATCAATCCAAATTCAACCATTGGCACAGTAGAGAAAGCTGGAACTGCACTATTTAAGAAA GGCTTGGTCGATTATGAAGGAGATTCagacgaagaagaggaagataCGGAAGTAACACCATCTCCAAAACGACAAAGATTGTCATAG
- the sip3 gene encoding septin interacting protein 3 gives MREAGIMLISTALTCAVIGNAYYQRKQFYPTVVHITKSNPSMTVIYTQGLILVFMINAFFRKIFFGTLRAAELEHLLEKVWYAVTETCLAFTVFRDDFSPKFIALFTLLLFLKSFHWLAEDRVDYMERSPVITWLFHLRVGTLLALLFAINLTMIHYAYNTTATKGPSVQLVFGFEYAILLTVVFNISVKYILHTIDLQSENPWDNKPVFLLYTELIIGLLKVILYVAFVTLMVKLYTLPLFALRAMYYTMRDFRKAFHDIVMSRRAIRNMNTLYPDATAEELAAADNVCIICREEMVSASKKLPCNHIFHTACLRSWFQRQQTCPTCRLNILRPVNNNQGNRQQNQAQAGPQVPQAPQAPGFNPIVQVLPAFWAGMQAPGAPAALQQQQQQPQQQQVSNATTQQQQAQNSGPNTPSTSFQNLAASGVPLFPPPFPTMVPLPPIPTPPPNLTELSEEELRAMEGNLRQAVEARIQTLQRVQLLLDAASAMMNQYQTAAVTANIPVPTATNNTNVTTDISSMAKQGTSKTACPELNSEQPQDNAEMNVPTANSPNDNVNTLSGINGNDAIPESSIRNDTESSSEQEMLRRRRLQKFSAHKCS, from the exons ATGAGAGAGGCTGGAATAATGTTAATAAGCACAGCATTAACATGTGCTGTGATAGGCAACGCGTATTATCAAAGAAAACAGTTTTATCCAACAGTAGTTCACATAACCAAATCCAACCCTAGTATGACG GTAATCTATACACAAGGTTTGATTCTAGTATTTATGATAAATGCTTTCTTTCGAAAGATATTTTTTGGTACCCTACGTGCTGCTGAACTTGAg CATTTGTTGGAAAAAGTATGGTATGCAGTAACTGAAACTTGTCTAGCGTTTACAGTATTTAGAGATGATTTTAGTCCAAAATTCATAGCACTATTCacacttcttttatttttgaaatcATTTCACTGGTTGGCAGAAGATCGTGTAGATTAT ATGGAAAGAAGTCCTGTAATAACTTGGTTATTCCATCTTAGAGTTGGTACTCTATTGGCATTACTGTTTGCTATAAATTTAACCATGATTCATTATGCGTATAATACAACAGCGACGAAAGGTCCCTCAGTGCAACTTGTTTTTGGTTTTGAATATGCCATTCTCTTAACTGTTGTATTCAATATTAGTGTAAAGTATATATTACATACAATAGATCTACAAAGTGAAAATCCATGGGACAATAAACCAGTATTTTTGTTGTACACAGAATTAATAATTGGGCTGTTGAAG GTTATTTTATATGTTGCTTTTGTCACTTTGATGGTCAAATTATATACTTTACCTTTGTTTGCACTTCGTGCAATGTATTATACAATGAGAGACTTTAGGAAAGCATTCCACGATATTGTAATGTCGCGTCGAGCTATCAGAAATATGAATACATTATATCCAGATGCTACAGCAGAAGAATTAGCTGCTGCTGATAATGTATGCATTATATGCAG GGAAGAAATGGTGTCTGCAAGTAAAAAGTTACCTTGTAATCATATTTTTCATACTGCCTGCCTTCGTTCTTGGTTCCAACGTCAACAAACGTGCCCCACATgccgtttaaatattttaagacCTGTTAATAATAATCAAGGAAATAGGCAACAAAATCAAGCACAAGCAGGACCACAAGTGCCTCAAGCTCCACAAGCACCAGGATTTAATCCAATTG TTCAAGTTCTCCCAGCATTTTGGGCTGGGATGCAAGCTCCAGGGGCACCGGCAGCTttacaacaacagcaacaacagccaCAACAGCAACAAGTTTCAAATGCGACAACACAGCAACAACAAGCTCAAAATAGTGGGCCAAATACTCCATCAACCTCATTTCAAAATTTGGCAGCTAGTGGTGTACCGTTGTTTCCACCACCATTCCCAACTATGGTACCATTGCCTCCTATTCCTACGCCACCGCCAAACCTTACAGAATTAAGCGAAGAAGAACTTAGAGCAATGGAAGGTAATTTACGACAAGCCGTTGAAGCTAGAATACAAACGTTGCAAAGAGTTCAGCTTCTATTAGATGCTGCCAGTGCTATGATGAACCAATATCAAACAGCAGCTGTTACTGCTAA TATTCCAGTGCCAACTGCAACAAATAACACGAATGTTACAACAGATATTTCTTCAATGGCAAAACAAGGAACATCTAAAACTGCATGTCCTGAACTTAACAGTGAGCAACCGCAAGATAACGCTGAGATGAATGTTCCTACTGCAAATTCTCCTAATGATAATGTAAATACGTTATCAGGTATAAACGGTAATGATGCAATTCCAGAATCATCAATTAGGAATGACACGGAATCTTCAAGTGAACAAGAAATGCTACGAAGACGTAGGCTACAAAAATTTTCAGCTCATAAATGTTCGTAA